Sequence from the Prunus persica cultivar Lovell chromosome G5, Prunus_persica_NCBIv2, whole genome shotgun sequence genome:
TGAATATACAGCTCTCGAGTGTTTGGAAGATCAAAATTGATAACCAAGGAAACCTGAAAAAGGGGGAATaacaccaaaataataattagaaaatCAGTGTCTGTCTACGTATAACATGGTAATTGCTATTAATACCAGAACGAAGGAGAAATTAGAAGCAATGTCATGAAGAGAGTTAAGATTAATCTGATGGTTGTTAGACaattagaaaggaaaaaaaaaaatttaacttaCCTGCTGAAATCAAGGCCTCGTGCCCAAACATCTGTTGTGATGAGGACACGAGAATTGCCACTGTGCAACTCTTGGGTAATAGCATCTCTCTCCTTCTGAGGCATGTCTCCATGCATTGAAGACACAGTAAAGTTGTTACTCCTCAACTTTTCGGAGAGCCTTCGTTTTGTGTTGCAGAAaattgaaggaagttgaggttccaccccaaaaccaattggcaatggggggagtagcccaactccttataaactcaggctaggtcccttaacatttcaatgtgggacaaacactctcaacacGCCCCCGCACGTGTGGTGAACTTTtaagcctaacacgtggacaacacatattgggtgacgtgggagcacgtgtggccgttgggcCCAACACGTGAAgccttgctctgataccatgaaggaagttgaggttccaccccaaaaccaattggcaatggggggagtaacccaactccttataagcccttgctaggtttctcaactttccaatgtgggactctttaccttcacattctcacacgcccccgcacgtgtggcgaattttcaagcctaacacgtggacaacacattttgggtgacgtggagcacgtgtggccgttgggctttcacacgtaggcaacccgctctgataccatgaaggaagttgaggttccaccccaaaaccaattggcaatggggggagtagcccaactccttataaactcaggctaggtcccttaacatttcaatgtgggacaaacactctcaacaaaaataacagCTTGTGTAATTGTAAGAGTCTCATAGAGATCACATAATGTATCAAACTTCCACTCTTCTCTTTCAATCGAGACGAAAAATTGCTTGATTCCCTCCAAAGTCAATTCATCACGTTTGACAAGTATCCTCACAGGGTCAGTCATAAACTTGTTGGTCACCTCCAATATTTCATGAGGAAGTGTAGCAGAAACTAAGCAAACctgcaaaaataaattacaactGAATTCAGACAAACATACGTATAGTTTCGAACAAAGTCTGGGAACAAGGTACAGAAAAAAACCTACTTCGTTGACGTGATCTGGTTTATGTTTAGACTAGAAGAAAATTTTACAAGACAAAGATAACTGATACAAGTAAGAAAAGAATGCTATTGGTTAACTGGTTAAACACTATTAAATCTATGAATTTAAATTGGTTAACTCTTATTGTATTGAGATGCTTTGTCAATAATACTGAAGACATATTATAGGGCATTAGTCAACGAACAAAGGAATCTCTCAAACTCACAAAAGCAAATGAGGGGACTAGACTAGTACTAATAAGAGATTaatggaagagaaagaaaacctgGAGCTCAGGTGGAAGATATCGGTAGACATCGTAAATCTGATCCTTGAATACTCTACTTAACATCTCATCAGACTCGTCCTGAAAAACCAAACCAAggttaagaaaattaagaaccTAAAACATAAAGggaaattaattaaggaagaagaagagaaggtgtGAGAAACTTACGGGAACTAATAATTTAATGGCTCGAGTTCGCAGAGTTCTCCTCTTGATCATGTCAAAGACTCTACCAGGAGTTCCGCAAACCACATGAACCCCATGCTCAAGCTTTCTGATATCCTCGCGCACGCTTTTGCCTCCAACGCAAGCATGCACTTGTATGCCTGTATTTCCCAAAAGCCTTTAACGTTCTTGTCTTTTCGAAAGTATTGTGTGAATAATTCTTGTAGCAGTAGTCAGTTGTTGTAGAAGTTTGAATTCTGATTGTATTCCTTTGTGTAAATATTCCAATATTTATAATTGCACAATAAAGATATAAACGGTAAAAACCTTGAATGGTagtaaatacaaaatatttggAGAGCAAGTCAACTATTGTGATTAAGAAGAAATCCGTTTCAAATTCTTCTTCCTTGATGAGTGCGTGTGGTTTAATAGCCCCTCTGCAAACTGAGCGGCCTTGGACGAACAAGTTTGGAACATAAGAGATGGTGGCGTGGCTTGTGAAGTGGTTTAGTGAGAAGATCAGTAGGTTGATCAATAGAGGGGATGAAGCAGACTTGATGACTCCCAAGGGCCACCTTCTCGCGAACAAAGTGGTAGTCAAGTTCAATGTGGCGAGTATGAGCATGGAATACCGGGTGTGCCACCATATAAGTTGTGTTGAGATTGTCACAATGCATGAGAACTGGAAAAGGCAGTCGAACGCCCAGTTCATGTAACACAGAACAGAGCCAAGAAGATTCGGCGCAGGCATGAGCAAGAGCACGGTACTTAGATTCCATACTGGAGCGCGAAACTATTTGCTGCTTTTTGGAGCACCAGGAAATAAGATTGGAGCCCAAGTAGATGAGGTAGCCAGTTTTCGAATGGCAGGAGTCTGGGTACCTAGCCCAATCGGCATCTGAGTAAACGATGAGACGAGTGGAAGGACTTTAGGGTGTAAAATGGAGGCCAAAGTCAATGGTGCCCTTAACATAACGGAGAATCCTCTTGACGACAACCATGTGAGGAGAGCGAGGAGAGCTCATAAACTGGGCCACAGTGTTGACCGCAAAGGAAATATTTGGGCGGGTAAGGGTGAGGTACTGAAGACTCCCCACAAGTTCACGGTATTTTGCGGGAGAAGCGAGCAAGTCACCATCACTGGCAGTTAGAACAGACTTGGCCGCAAGAGGAGTGGGCGGGcttggcatgtaggagattaCTCTTGTATAACAAATCAGGAACATACTTGAGTTGATTAAGATAAAGAGCACCATCATGAGAAACAACCTGTAAACCCAAGAAGTAACTAAGAGGACCAAGGTTCTTGATGTCAAATTGGTAGCTCAAAAGAgatataaaattttgtaaaagagaGGAATCACTGCCAGTAATCACAATGTCGTCAACATACAGGAGGAGAAAGATGGTGTGGGATCCCTACTGAAAGATAAAAAGTGAAGAGTCTGCCAAACTTCTTGAAAAACTAAGAGATAAGAGGAAGGTGCTGATACAATTAAACTATGCACGCGGAGCCTGTTTGAGGCCATAAAGAGACTTGTGAAGTTTACAGACATGAGTGGGATGAGCAAGGTTCACAAAACCAGGGGGCTGGACCATATATACATCTTCTTGAAGGAACCCATGAAGGAATGCATTCTTGACATCAAGTTGCCATAAGGACCATCGGCGGGAAACAGCAAGACTGAGAATAGTGCAAATTGTGACTGGTTTGACAACAGGGCTGAAGGTCTCAAAGTAGTCAATGCGAGGGCGTTGATGAAATCCCTTAGCCACTAGGTAGGCCTTGTAGCGTTCAATAGTGCCATCAGAGTGATGCTTGATGCGGAAGACCTATTTGCAACTGACTGGAGTATGTGTGGGAGATGGAGGAACAAGAGACCAAGTCTGATTTCGCAGCAAGGCATTGATTTCTTCAGACATTGCCAAGCGCCATGCTGGATGTTCGGGCTTGTTTCCAATTATTTCAGCTTTGGAccggaattttgttttttattttgaattttttttttacaaaacccaactaaaattgttattttttgggcttaaaaattcacaaatgaCCCAACTGCATGCAAATTGAGGTAATTGGGCCTAAAAATGTGATTTGGAGTTGGAATAGAGGAAAGATTATTTATGGGCTTATAAATTTAGCATTTgacttaaatattttattaaaaaatttaaaaatacaaaactacTTTAGTTCGATTCGATCCAATGTTTTTAGGACAAAAACCGAAATTGAAACTGGACCAAACTGGTCCAGTCCTGTCCAGTATTTGGTCAATCcaatttttttcgattttttccGGCCCAATTCCGCTGGGTTTTCCAGTTTTCGTTTTCGGTTTGAATGCCGACCCGTAATAGAGACAAATTTCATGTCCTCTACGGCTATACCCAATCCCAGAAACGCAGGGTATACTGCCCAAAAGCGAAAAAGGTTCCTTTCCCCAATTCACAAACAGTGACACACCAAAAAGCGACTCGCTTCCCAAACTCACACAGttccaaaacccaaaagctCTCCTTTTTCCCTCTCTTCCCTCTCTCTGCCCAGAAGACCAAGGCCACCAAAAACCTTCCTCTCAGAGTCACAAACAAACACTCACACAAACCCAAAAGCGACTCACTTCCCAAGCAAAACCCAAAGTTCCCTTTCCCATCTCTCTGTACTTTTCTCTCCGTACCAGTCATGGCTCAAAACAGACCCAAACAACAAGAAGTAGAAGGAGATGAACAAGACGATTTGAAGAAGCTTATGAGCTCGTACCTTGGTCTGAGCTTGGGCATTTTCTTGGCTTTAGCTCCAACCAAGTTCCAAGAGCTACAGAACCAAGTGAGCGAGCTCTCTGCGAGGCTATGGCAAGCGGAAGAACAAGTGAGACAGATGAGATCGAGAAGAAAAGAGGACTCGAAAGCCAACGCGAGGGTTGTGGAGATCTTCGCCAGCCACCGCAACGCTTGGCAGGCGGAGGAGAAGCGGCTGCTGAACCAGATCGACGCGGCCCACCAAGAAATTGCTCACCTCCATGGAAGGATTGTGGAGTTGGAGAAAACCCAGGACGAGTCGAGCGCTAGGATTCAAGATTTGGAGAGAGAGGTTGGGGAGAGGGACGACATGATTGGGTTCATGGCCAGCAGAGGCGGTGAGGCTGAAGAAGACGACCACTTTGGCCTCCTCcaatcacaacaacaacatcaaGTCAAGGATGATGTGAATGTGTACGACAATGCCATTGCCTTTGGCTTTGACTCCCACTTGGTGGCCGATGCTTCCAAGCTCTGGCAGGTTAGCCTCCATTTTCACTTATTGGGCTTTCAATGTTTGtaaattttgtttcaattaagactcaaaaaaatttccattatATTTTGCTTTGGTCATTGTGTGTTTGATTGTGATGTTGATGTGTCTAGCTCACCAATCATCACCAAAACTTATTTGCTGTTTACATGAACAAAGACAGCAATTGAGTGAAGCGAAAGCCATTATTAGCATCTTAGCTTAACATTATTTAAAAACGAGTCAAAGCATTTGGTAAGACACAGGTCCATTGTCTTCTTCAGAACTAGCAAACAAGTTGCATTTTGGAAGGCATGTGTTGTTTCCATATGTAAAGTGAATAGTTATCCAAAAATTATGTGACTTGGCATATAGTCTTTAGCCTCTGTAGGAGATAGGTGACTTATGGCTGTAATAAGTTCAACACCCATATTCTCTGCCAATAATTTGATGAACTATTGTAGCttttagaaaaatgaaaaaagaaatttatgtCTTCTCCTTTTCCCTTGTGTTTCcttaaatttctttctttattgtgtcttcaattttttttttggataaaattttaacttctttcGGATAGCATTCCTTTTTCTATGTGGCAAGTGGCAACAAtttattgttcttttgttCCTTAGAAATGGGTTAGACATGTTGGACCATCTGAGCCATCAAACTTAATTGGGACCTATTAAAAAGTGATTCCATGTGATCTAATTGGGACCTATTAAAAAGCGATTCCATGTGATCTTCTTTCACCACATTGCTGGTGTGAATACCACTTGTACTATTTAAATTTAcatacttatttttctttaaaaaaggCAAATAAGTTAACTTTGTTTCTATAGGATTTCTTTATTAAGGCcattttttgaactttttttatttaaacattTGCCTAATTGATTAAATTGGTAAGGTATTTAATGTGTTTGATCCGTTTTCATCCTTTTGCAGGATGTACAGTATGAGTCCCTTGAACCATTGTATCATATGAAGCATTTTGTACCAAGGTGTATATTTAACATTCTATATACTGATAATTTCTGAGGCATTTAATTAAAACTCTGTAGCTAATGAGAGATCAACATGTCTTTCTCGCCTAGAAGGGAGTCCCCTTGGAAGCTAGATGGTGAATCGACCAGAGTATCCTCTAAACTAAAATTACTTGAACAAGAATTGctaaatttggaaaatattGGAAACAGTGATCTTTCCAAGGTACCTTCATTGATGAGGAAGCAGGCCAAGAGGTATCAAGCTCTTGCAGGGAAGATAGATGATCTGTGCAGAAGAATGGTAATGTTTGATCGCCCTtgttttacttgttttatgcTATTTTATCATCTTATTGGTCTGTTATTTCGTTtagaaaacccaaattttaacaaaagaaGGTACAATAGAAAGAGAAGTAAAcacaaaaggagaagaaagaaaagagagttcTGTGTATATGTGAAGCAAAATGCTTTGTTATTATGAAGCTTCTGCCTTACAATATGTCTGAGTATGCAAGCATTCCTGTTGATGTGTGCTATAGTGAAAAGTTATTAAGGTTACAATCTTCTCTTAACAGAAGAaagtaccccaaaaaaaaaactccgaaaaaattagaaacaaaATAGATTTTTGTATGCAAGAGATTAGctgtctatttttttttcttttttttgggggatCAACAAGAGATTTGCCGTCAATGCCTGTTATATTGGCAAGTTGACAAGGTCCTGTGGCTCTGACTATAATTCAAGCCCACCAATTAGTTAAGCATacacatattttaattaagagtggtgatttccccactccaattttatccacttacactccattttataactaaaaaaggagtgtaagtggataaaattggagtggggaaatcattaCCCTTAATTAATCGTCATGTACTTAGTTATTGCTGCTAGCACCGAACAATCCTTTGTTAAAATTTGAGATCTAATAAACCTCTATTTCAAAATGCCTGTGAAATTAACGAGTTTTTGATTCCCAAATGTGCAACTGATTAACGAACTCTTCTTACGATATTCTAGTTTTTCTATGTAGACTTCTTTGAGAAAAATAGTCTTTTTTGTGTAATTCTAAATGTGGGGTAATTTGGAAAGTGCTTTGTAAACATGTGCAAAAAAATGACATTTCATTTAGTCTATCCATGCCTAATCTAACTTTTGATTATAAACTCAGCCTTTTTTTTACCAATAAGAAGATAtgacttatttgaaattaattaaattagcaattcacaaaaattaaaatataaatatttctgtGGTAGTTCATTGCCCCTTATCATATCAAGTGCCAGTTCTTGGTCATGAATTATACCTGAACTGtcttttttgttacttgcatctgtttttacttttggaaCTTTTAGCAATTGTCTCCAAAGGTAGTTGAcagatttaattttttgttgtgttcaCAAAATTGTCTTGTTTTAACAGCAGGATAGTGATCCCTCTGAACCCACACTCAGTCCAGAGTTTCGTACGCAAAGACAAACAGAATTTTTACTTGAATCATTTAGACTTCAGCAACGTGCATCAGAAACTGCACAGAAGCTGATGGCAGTACAAACAGAGATTGGGAAGAGTTATTATGGG
This genomic interval carries:
- the LOC18777867 gene encoding uncharacterized protein LOC18777867 isoform X3 is translated as MPTRNRDKFHVLYGYTQSQKRRVYCPKAKKVPFPNSQTVTHQKATRFPNSHSSKTQKLSFFPLFPLSAQKTKATKNLPLRVTNKHSHKPKSDSLPKQNPKFPFPSLCTFLSVPVMAQNRPKQQEVEGDEQDDLKKLMSSYLGLSLGIFLALAPTKFQELQNQVSELSARLWQAEEQVRQMRSRRKEDSKANARVVEIFASHRNAWQAEEKRLLNQIDAAHQEIAHLHGRIVELEKTQDESSARIQDLEREVGERDDMIGFMASRGGEAEEDDHFGLLQSQQQHQVKDDVNVYDNAIAFGFDSHLVADASKLWQDVQYESLEPLYHMKHFVPRRESPWKLDGESTRVSSKLKLLEQELLNLENIGNSDLSKVPSLMRKQAKRYQALAGKIDDLCRRMDSDPSEPTLSPEFRTQRQTEFLLESFRLQQRASETAQKLMAVQTEIGKSYYGGEVGNQAKLTTRRSLDSIRNNFKDIQRNLEIWLARIIGDLEGILARDGASRVREYYISRYPFVQ
- the LOC18777867 gene encoding uncharacterized protein LOC18777867 isoform X2, which produces MPTRNRDKFHVLYGYTQSQKRRVYCPKAKKVPFPNSQTVTHQKATRFPNSHSSKTQKLSFFPLFPLSAQKTKATKNLPLRVTNKHSHKPKSDSLPKQNPKFPFPSLCTFLSVPVMAQNRPKQQEVEGDEQDDLKKLMSSYLGLSLGIFLALAPTKFQELQNQVSELSARLWQAEEQVRQMRSRRKEDSKANARVVEIFASHRNAWQAEEKRLLNQIDAAHQEIAHLHGRIVELEKTQDESSARIQDLEREVGERDDMIGFMASRGGEAEEDDHFGLLQSQQQHQVKDDVNVYDNAIAFGFDSHLVADASKLWQDVQYESLEPLYHMKHFVPRESPWKLDGESTRVSSKLKLLEQELLNLENIGNSDLSKVPSLMRKQAKRYQALAGKIDDLCRRMQDSDPSEPTLSPEFRTQRQTEFLLESFRLQQRASETAQKLMAVQTEIGKSYYGGEVGNQAKLTTRRSLDSIRNNFKDIQRNLEIWLARIIGDLEGILARDGASRVREYYISRYPFVQ
- the LOC18777867 gene encoding uncharacterized protein LOC18777867 isoform X1; protein product: MPTRNRDKFHVLYGYTQSQKRRVYCPKAKKVPFPNSQTVTHQKATRFPNSHSSKTQKLSFFPLFPLSAQKTKATKNLPLRVTNKHSHKPKSDSLPKQNPKFPFPSLCTFLSVPVMAQNRPKQQEVEGDEQDDLKKLMSSYLGLSLGIFLALAPTKFQELQNQVSELSARLWQAEEQVRQMRSRRKEDSKANARVVEIFASHRNAWQAEEKRLLNQIDAAHQEIAHLHGRIVELEKTQDESSARIQDLEREVGERDDMIGFMASRGGEAEEDDHFGLLQSQQQHQVKDDVNVYDNAIAFGFDSHLVADASKLWQDVQYESLEPLYHMKHFVPRRESPWKLDGESTRVSSKLKLLEQELLNLENIGNSDLSKVPSLMRKQAKRYQALAGKIDDLCRRMQDSDPSEPTLSPEFRTQRQTEFLLESFRLQQRASETAQKLMAVQTEIGKSYYGGEVGNQAKLTTRRSLDSIRNNFKDIQRNLEIWLARIIGDLEGILARDGASRVREYYISRYPFVQ